Genomic segment of Scyliorhinus torazame isolate Kashiwa2021f unplaced genomic scaffold, sScyTor2.1 scaffold_1582, whole genome shotgun sequence:
ccctcggttagaccacactgggagcaccgtgcacagttctggtctccatatccctcggttagaccacgcagggagcactgtgcacagttcaggtctccgaatccctcggttagactacactgggagcaccgtgcactgttctggtcaatatatccctcggttagaccacgctGGGACCACTGTGcaaagttctggtctccgaatccctcgggtaAACCACACTCGGAGGAccgtgcacagttcccgtctccaaatccctcggttagaccacactaggagcactgCGCACTGtttcggtctccatatccctcggttagaccacactgggagcactgtgcacagttttggtctccatatccctcggttagactacactgggagcactgtgcacagttctggtctccaaatccctcggttagaccacactgggagcaccgtgcacagttctggtctccatatccctcggttagaccacactggaagcaccgtgcacagttctggtctccatatccctcggttagaccacactgggagcactgtgcacagttctggtgtcCATATCccgcggttagaccacactgggagcagtgcgcacagttctggtctccgaatccctcggttagaccacactgggagcactgcgcacagttctggtctccgaatccctcggttagaccacactgggagcactgcgcacagttctggtctccatatccctcggttagaccacactgggagccgtgcgcacagttctggtctccgaatccctcggttagaccacactgggagcagtgcgtacagttctggtctccgaatccctcggttagaccacactgggagcagtgcgtactgttctggtctccgaatccctcggttagaccacactgggagcagtgcgtacagttctggtctccgaatccctcggttagaccacactgggagcgctgcgcacagttctggtctccgaatccctcgttaagaccacactcggagcactgtgcagttCCTGTCTCCGAATCccatggttagaccacactgggagcactgtgcacagttccggtctccgaatcccatggttagaccacactgggagcactgtgcacagttccggtctccgaatccctcggttagaccacactgggagcagagtgcacagttctggtctccgaatcccatggttagaccacactaggagcactgtgcacaactcccgtctccgaatccctcggttagacaacactgggagcaccgtgcacagttctggtctccatatccttgggttagaccacactgggagcactgcgcacagttctggtctccgaatccctcgtttTGAccgcactcggagcactgtgcacagtttccatctccatatccttcggttagaccacactgggagcaccgtgcacaattctggtgtccatatccctcggttagaccacactgggagcaccgtgcacagttctggtgtccatatccctcggttagaccacactgggagcaccgtgcacagttctggtctccatatccctcggttagaccacgcagggagcactgtgcacagttcaggtctccgaatccctcggttagactacactgggagcaccgtgcactgttctggtcaatatatccctcggttagaccacgctGGGACCACTGTGcaaagttctggtctccgaatccctcgggtaAACCACACTTGGAGGAccgtgcacagttcccgtctccgaatccctcggttagaccacactaggagcactgCGCACTGtttcggtctccatatccctcggttagaccacactgggagcactgtgcacagttttggtctccatatccctcggttagactacactgggagcactgtgcacagttctggtctccaaatccctcggttagaccacactgggaacagcgtgcacagttctggtctccaaatccctcggttagaccacactgggagcactgtgcacagttctggtctccgaatccctcggttaaacCACACCCGGAGGACCGTGCAAAGGTCccgtctcagtatccctcggttagaccaatctgggagcactgtgcacagttctgctctccgtatccctcggttagaccacattcggagcaccgtgcacagttctggtctccatatccttcggttagaccacactgggagcactgtgcattgttctggtctccgaatccctaggttagaccacactgggagcaccgcgcacagttctggtctctgaatccctcggttagaccacactgggagcactgtgcacagttctgatctccgtatcccttggttagaccacactgggagcactgtgcacagtgcacagttctggtctctgaatccctcggttagaccacactgggagcactgtgcatagttctggtctccgtatccctcggttagaccacactgggagcacggtgcacaattctggtctctgaatccctcggttagaccacactcggagcactgcgcacagtttggtctccgaatcccttggttagaccacactcggagcactgtgcacagttcctgtcaccGAATCccatggttagaccacactgggagcactgtgcacagttccggtctccgaatcccatggttagaccacactgggagcactgtgcacagttccggtctccgaatccctcggttagaccacactgggagcagagtgcacagttctggtctccgaatcccatggttagaccacattgggagcactgtgcacaattcccgtctccgaatccctcggttagaccacactcggagcaccgtgcacagttctggtctccgaatcccttggttagaacacactcggagcaccgcgcacagttctggtctccgaatccctcggttagaccacactcggagcactgtgcacagttctggtctccgaatccctcggttaggccacactgggagcacagtgcacaatTCCCGTCCCCATATCCTtcagtgagaccacactgggagcaccgtgcacattctggcctccatatccgtcggttagactacactgggagcaccgtgcacagttctggtctccatatccctcggttagaccacactggaagcaccgtgcacagttctgatctccatatccctcggttagaccacactgggagcactgtgcagagttctggtgtccatatccctcggttagaccacactgggagcaacacgcacagttctggtctccgaatccctcgcttagaccacattgggagcacgatgcacagttctggtctccgaatccctcagttagaccacactgggagcactgcgcacagttctggtctccatatccctcgattagaccacactgggagcagtgcgcacagttctggtctccaaatccctcggttagaccacactgggagcactgcgcacagttctggtctccgaatccctcggttagaccacactgggagcactgcgcacagttctggtctccatttccctcggttagaccacactgggagcactgcgcacagttctggtctccatatccctcggttagaccacactgggagcagtggcacagttctggtctccgaatccctcggttagaccacactgggagcagtgcgtactgttctggtctccgaatccctcggttagaccacactgggagcaccgtgcacagttctggtctccgaatccctcggttagaacacactcggagcaccgcgcacagttctggtctccgaatccctcggttagaccacactcggagcaccgtgcacagttctggtctccgaatccctcggttaggccacactgggagcacagtgcacaatTCCCGTCCCCATATCCttcggtgagaccacactgggagcaccgtgcacattctggcctccatatccgtcggttagaccacactgggagcaccgtgcacagttctggtctccatatccctcggttagaccacactgggagcactgcgcacagttctggtctccatatccctcggttagaccacactgggagcagtggcacagttctgctctccgaatccctcggttagaccacactgggagcagtgcgtactgttctggtctccgaatccctcggttagaccacactgggagcagtgcgtacagttctggtctccgaatccctcggttagaccacactcggagcactgtgcacagttcctgtctccgaatcccatggttagaccacactgggagcactgtgcacagttccggtctccgaatccctcggttagaccacactgggagcagagtgcacagttctggtctccgaatcccatggttagaccacactgggagcactgtgcacaactcccgtctccgaatccctcggttcgacaacactgggagcactgtgcacggttccggtctccgaatccctcggttagaccacactgggagcaccgcgcacagtactggtctccgtatccctcgtttagaccacactcggatcaccgtgcacagttctggtctccgaatccctcggttagaccacactcggagcaccgttcacagttctggtctccgaatcccttggttagaacacactcggagcaccgttcacagttctggtctccgaatcccttggttagaacacactcggagcaccgcgcacagttctggtctccgaatccctcggttagaccacactcggagcaccgcgcacagttctggtctccatatccctcggttagaccacactcggagcaccgtgcacagttctggtctccgaatcccttggttagaacacactcggagcaccgcgcacagttctggtctccgaatccctcggttagaccacactcggagcaccgtgcacagttctggtctccgtatccctcggttagaccacactcggagcaccgtgcacagttctggtctccgaatccctcggttaaaccacactgggagcacagtgcacaatTCCCGTCCCCATATCCTTCGGtgaaaccacactgggagcaccgtgcacagttctggcctccatatccctcggtgagaccacactgggagcaccgtgcacagttctggtctccatatccctcggttagaccacactgggagcaccgtgcacagttctggtctccatatccctcggttagaccacactgggagcactgtgcacagttctggtcaacgAATCCCTCGCttagaccagactgggagcacgatgcacagttctggtctccgaatccctcagttagaccacactgggagcactgggcacagttctggtctccatatccctcggttagaccacactgggagcagtgcgcacagttctggtctccgaatccctcagttagaccacactgggagcactgcgcactgttctggtctccgaatccctcggttagaccacactgggagcactgcgcacagttctggtctccgaatccctcggtaagaccacactgggagcactgcgcacagttctggtctccatatccctcggttagaccacactgggagcagtgcgcacagttctggtctccgaatccctcagttagaccacactgggagcagtgcgtacagttctggtttccgagtccctcggttagaccacactgggagcactgcgcacagttctggtctccatatccctcggttagaccacattgggagcagtgcgcACAGATCTGGTCTCcgattccctcggttagaccacactgggagcagtgcgtactgttctggtctccgaatccctcggtgagaccacactgggagcagtgcatgcagttctggtctacgaatccctcggttagaccacactaggagcactgtgcacaatttccgtctccgtatccctcggttagaccacactgggagcactgtgcacagttctggtctccatatccctcggttagaccacactgggagcaccgtgcacagttctggtctacatatccttcggttagaccacactcggagcaccgtgcacagttctggtccccatatccttcggttagaccacactgggagcaccgtgcacagttctggtctctatatccctcggttagaccacactgggagcactgtgcacaattcccgtctccgaatccctcggttagacaacactgggagcactgtgcatggttccggtctccgaatccctcggttagaccacactgggagcaccgtgcacagttctggtctccatatccttgggtagaccacactgggagcactgcgcacagttctcgtctccgaatccctcgattagaccactctctgggcactgtgcacagttctggtctccgaatcccttggttagaccacactgggagcactgtgcacagttctggtctccgaatccctcggttaaaccacactaggagcactgcgcacggttttggtctccatatccctcagttagaccatactgggagcagcgtgcacagttctggtctccgactccctcggttagaccacactgggagcactgtgcacagttctggtctctatatccctcggttagatcacactgggagcactgtgcacaattcccgtCTCCGAATCCCTctgttagatcacactgggagcactgcgcacaattcccgtctccgaatccctcggttagaccacactgggagcaccgcgcacagttctggtctccatatccttcagttggaccacactgggagcactgtgcatattTCTGGTCTCAGAATCcctaggttagaccacactgggagcaacgtgcacagttctggtctccgtatcccttggttagaccacactcggagcactgcgcacagttctggtctccgaatcccttggttagaccacactcggagcaccgcgcacagttctggtctccgaatcccttggttagaccacactgggagcaccgtgcacagttctggtctccgtatccctcggttagaccacacctggagcactgtgcacagttctggtctccgtatccttcggttagaccacaatgggagcaccgtgcacagttctggtctctgtatccctcggttagaccacactgggagcactgtgcacagttctggtctctgaatccctcggttacaccacactgggagcactgtgcacagttctggtctccgtatccctcggttggaccacactcggagcaccgcgcacagttctggtctccgaatcccttggttagaccacactgggagcaccgtgcacaattctgttctccataacccttggttagaccacactgggagcaccgtgcacagttctggtctccgaatcccttggttagaccacattcggagcaccgtgcacagttctggtctccgaatccctcggttagaccacactcggagcaccgtgcacagttctggtctccgaatcccttggttagaacacactcggagcaccgcgcacagttctggtctccgaatccctcggttagaccacactcggagcaccgcgcacagttctggtctccgtatccctcggttagaccacactcggagcaccgtgcacagttctggtctccgaatccctcggttagaccacactcgaagcaccgtgcacagttctggtcttcgaatccctcggttagaccacactctgagcaccgtgcacagttctggtctccgaatccctcggttagaccacactcggagcaccgtgcacagttctggtctacaaattcctcggttagaccacactgtctTTCCCCACAATCGTTCTGCTAAACTATAGTCGGACCTTCCCGACACTTTGAAACTCTCCTACCTTTAGAATTGCTTCAACTGTCTTACAATTCTCTTCCCGCCCGGTCAGAATAATTGTGTCACATTTCCAATCTTCCTTTTCTTTTCCAGGATCTGTTCCCTCTGGAATCGGGAGTTCTGCGGAGGCTGCATTGGATCAGAAACAGATTAACTGTCACCGAGGCCTTCAAGGATTAACCTCGGAGCTGAAACCCCAATAAATGTCACTTACATTCCATCTGTAACAGTCTtgagaggggttgaatggcctcctcctgttcctgtctaactggctcaagaggggctgaatgggctcctcctgttcctgtctaactggctcgagaggggctgaatggcctcctcctgttcctgtctgacTGGCTcgagagaggctgaatggccttctcctgttccagtCTGactggctcgagaggggctgaatggcctcctcctgttcctgtctgacTGGCTCGagaggggatgaatggcctcctcctgttcctgtacaaCATGCTTGAGAGGGGCAGAATGGACCTCATCCTTTGGCCCTACCTGAGCCACTGGAAGCCCGGTCCGGGAATTTGATCTCGACAGCATGCTCGCGGCTTAACTGCTGCACCCGAGAACCTCGGAGACCCATTAACTGGCGATGGTACCTCTGAGGGATCACACACTTCATCGACACCTGAGCTTCCtgtgaaagacagagagagcgtgtgtgagccagagacagagagagcacgcgagtgagccagagagagagagagagcgcgagtgagccagagagagagagagcaagcgagtgagccagagacagagagagcgtgtgtgagccagagagagagagcgcacgcgagagagagagagagcgcgcgagtgagccagagagagagagagagcgagcaagcgagtgagccagagacagagagagcgtgagtgagccagagagggagagagcgcgagtgaggcagagagagagagagagcgcgagtgagacagagagagagagcaagcgagtgagccagagagagagagagagagagagagcaagtgagccagagagagggagagagcacgagtgagccagagagagagagcgagagtgaaccagagagagagagtgagagagagagcgagagcgcgtgtgagccagagagagagagagagtgcgagcgagcaagaaagagagagcgagagtgagccagagagaaagagagagagagagagagatggagagcgagagagagcgcgtgtgagccagagagcgcgagtgagccagaaagagagagagagcgcgagtgagccagagagagagagagagcgcaagcgagtgagcctgagagagagagagagagagcgtgagagagggagagagcacaagtgagccagagagagagggagagagcacgagtgagccagtgagagaaagagagagagcacgtgtgagcgagagagcgcgtgtgagcgagagagaacgACAGCGCGAGTAaaccagagagcgcgagtgagccagagagagagagagagagagagagagagagtgcgagtgagagagggaaagagcacaagtaagccagagagagagagcgtgagtgagccagagagagagcacaagtgagccagagagagtgagagagcgtgagtgagccagagagagagagcgtgagtgagccagagagagagagtgagtgagccagagagagagagagagagtgagtgagccagagagagagagagagagagagcgcgtgagtgagccagagagagcgagagagagagagagtgagaacgcgagtgagccagagagagagagagggcggatgAGCCAGAGAGAAAGAGCACGagtgagccagagacagagagagcacgagtgagccagagacagagagagagagagagcgagagagagagagtgagaacgcgagtgagccagagagagagggagtgcgagtgagccagagagagagggagtgcgagtgagccagagagggggagagagcgcgagtgagccagagagagagagcgcgagtgagccagggacagagagagcgtgagtgagccagagagagagagcatgagtgggccagagagagagagagagtgcgagtgagccagacagagggagagagcgggagtgagccagagagagggagagagcgcgagtgagccagagagagagagcgcatgagtgaaccagatagagAAAGTGCATGGGTGAGCCGGAGAGAGAGCGTgaatgagccagagagagagagagagagagagagagagagagagagcgcgagtgagccagagagagagagagcgcgtgtgagccagagagagagagagagagagagtgcgagtcagccagagagagggagagagcatgagtgagccagacagagagagagcacatgagtgaaccagagagagagagcgcgagtgagccagagagagagagagcacgcgagtgagccagagagagagagagagagagagcaagcgagtgagccagagacagagagagcgtgtgtgagccagagagagagagcacgcgagtgagcaagagagagagcgagcgcgcgagtgagccagagagagagagagagagcgcgcgagtgagccagagagagagagagagcgagcaagcgagtgagccagagacagagagagcgtgagtgagccagaga
This window contains:
- the LOC140407548 gene encoding vigilin-like; its protein translation is EAQVSMKCVIPQRYHRQLMGLRGSRVQQLSREHAVEIKFPDRASSGSASAELPIPEGTDPGKEKEDWKCDTIILTGREENCKTVEAILKKLVPVTVEVDVPLPHSSVYHRTARIQYSKDDGGL